A window of the Dyadobacter pollutisoli genome harbors these coding sequences:
- a CDS encoding alpha-2-macroglobulin family protein → MKIHPKPFGYLLTLVTLLLTMHTNGQNIIKNYDAQWKIVEGHQTKGLPKSALEEVEKIYQLAKKEKQDAQVIKAAVYMITLQAENQEDHDIAAIRALEKEVEASAEPAKSILTSLLASQYHQYYQNIRWQLYNRTATSAYSKEDVSTWGTEDFHQKITALYLASLQHDALLKQTKLEHYEAIIIKGNARKLRPTLYDLLVFTALPYFSSDERNIKKPAYAFEINNASAFDPAADFIHRKFETKDSTSLEFYALQLYQQIIAFHINDPQPDALIDADIERMLFVKQKSVHPDANDLYLMAINHLAEQYQSTPAAAQAWFLKAAWYNDQSSRYVAGEDSTNRFDRVKAIEICKKIIKENPDTQGGIGAYNLLTGMTEKSLTFSVENVNIPSKPFRTLVEYRNFYRLYLRLVKATDVINNLLENDNNNSKWNIITSMQPIRAWEQSLVDTKDYQVHRVEIKIDALPVGEYILIASNEASFKDSKAVLGARSFHISNISYVQKQDDIFVLNRDTGQPLEKANVRIWKSSYDYGLRKYIKIKGALLISDRNGYCKKPKRDTKTNSNELLEITHGEDRLFLQKENNTYYYNEERADQRDLDAIYLFTDRSLYRPGQMVHYKGITRDSNAVLKDKTYEIDVVLYNANREEVGKATHKVNEYGSFSGTFNLPKTGLNGSFYIEADDVYRTEFHVEDYKRPKFSVALDTLKNSYKVNDTITVSGAATAYAGNAIDGAKVTYRVVRNSRFIYAWSFKRWWLPPSTMEITHGEAVTDLNGKFKLTFEAIPDLKTDKKLDPIFDYTIYADVTDSNGETRSAESTISVSYKSFLLQASIPEKAEASELKTLSLRTENMNGEFVKSDITIKVTKIEPESRLIRERYWHGPDLFVMTKNDYITHFPNDEFDQETEMENWRETGQPKTKLASLDKYKPFDISDLSLNAGFYKIQVTAKNESGEEVTDTKHIELTNPSSAKLAKPEYLWTNESRPIEPGKNATLTIGTTADNVFVINSSSKKSDKKEGYQFFGLQNEKRVLNFSATEEDRGGYTVNYLFVKHNRVYQHSETIAVPWTNKELLITYETFRDKTLPGSDEKWRVRISGYKKERVAAEMLASMYDASLEQFYVHNWIKPNVWGMSHRLPDWNRSENFASSNAETRYLYAGDYKSHDKSYDQLIRVESISNVQKKSMAGGGRNVRNRNINEALAMKVGGIARDQVKGQAPGAPPMIGEDKEELFSVVTVGYGSQTKKEQPAHGENGASENAPAIRKNFNETAFFFPDLKTDENGDISFSFTMPEALTRWKFQALAHTKDLALGYSSKEIVTQKELMVQPNASRFLREGDQLSFPAKVVNLTDHALNGIVSLQLMDAETNLSINDLFKNIGAEKPFEIQAGQSATIIFPIEIPKDYTKAVIWRVVAKSGNLSDGEENILPVLSNRMLVTESLPIATRGTGTKNFKFQKLLNSGSSKTLKSKSLTVEYTSNPAWYAIQALPYLMEYPYECAEQTWNRYYANSLATYVVGSSPRIAQVFEKWRTTDTTALMSNLQKNQELKSVLLEETPWVLAAKTEAEQKRNIALLFDLVKMSSELTASLDKLIQMQSSNGGFVWFKGGPDDLYMTQYILTGIGHLKKINALRKDQLPKINAIETAAIPYLDKRIKERYDELVKAKTMLAKYTPGPNELQYLYMRSFFPGKPIPAASQKAYQFFKERAKLTWTSQSKYLQGLTALALQRTNDVTTPKAILKSLKETAIRSEELGMYWKNNQRGWWWHEAPIERQALLIEAFQEITNDVQTVDDLKTWLLKNKQTNNWESTKATAEACYALLSQGINWLADERITTVKLGDTSIKQEENSVESGTGYFKKSINAENVVATMGNIEVEVSGTANVSKQPGWGAVYWQYFEDLDKISMAETPLKLSKQLFLEKNSDNGPVLSPVKNGDILHVGDKIKVRVELRADRDMEYVHMKDMRASGLEPVNVLSGFKWQDGLGYYESTRDASTNFFFSTLRKGTYVFEYPLFVTHEGDFSNGITSIQCMYAPEFTAHSEGVRMKVVNKK, encoded by the coding sequence ATGAAAATACATCCAAAGCCGTTCGGCTACTTGCTTACACTCGTTACCTTATTGTTAACTATGCACACGAATGGTCAGAATATCATCAAAAACTACGACGCTCAATGGAAGATCGTCGAAGGTCATCAAACAAAAGGTCTGCCAAAATCTGCCCTGGAAGAGGTAGAAAAGATCTACCAGCTGGCAAAAAAGGAAAAACAGGACGCTCAGGTGATCAAGGCGGCTGTATATATGATCACGCTGCAAGCCGAAAACCAGGAAGATCATGACATTGCAGCTATCCGGGCGTTGGAAAAAGAAGTCGAAGCGAGCGCAGAACCTGCGAAATCTATCCTGACGAGCCTGCTTGCGTCCCAATATCATCAGTATTATCAAAACATTCGCTGGCAGTTGTACAACCGCACTGCTACTTCGGCATATTCCAAAGAAGACGTCAGTACCTGGGGAACGGAGGATTTCCATCAAAAAATAACTGCGTTATATCTCGCCTCCTTGCAACATGATGCGCTATTAAAACAAACGAAACTGGAACATTATGAGGCTATTATCATAAAAGGCAATGCAAGAAAGCTACGCCCTACCTTGTATGATCTGCTTGTTTTCACAGCCCTGCCATATTTTTCGTCCGATGAGCGGAACATTAAGAAACCGGCCTATGCATTTGAAATCAATAACGCGTCGGCATTTGATCCGGCGGCTGATTTTATTCACCGGAAATTTGAGACAAAGGATTCCACGTCCCTCGAATTTTATGCGCTTCAACTTTACCAGCAGATCATTGCTTTTCATATCAATGATCCGCAACCCGACGCGCTGATCGACGCGGACATTGAAAGAATGCTGTTTGTGAAGCAAAAATCTGTTCACCCTGACGCTAATGACCTATACTTGATGGCCATCAATCATCTGGCCGAACAGTACCAGTCTACACCGGCAGCGGCACAGGCCTGGTTTTTAAAAGCGGCTTGGTATAATGATCAAAGTTCGCGTTATGTAGCAGGCGAAGATTCCACGAACCGGTTTGACAGAGTAAAGGCTATCGAAATTTGTAAAAAGATCATTAAAGAAAACCCCGATACACAAGGCGGGATCGGTGCTTACAACCTGTTGACGGGTATGACGGAAAAGAGCCTGACATTCTCTGTCGAAAATGTTAATATTCCTTCAAAACCATTTCGTACGTTGGTAGAGTATCGGAATTTCTACAGGCTATACCTCCGGCTAGTCAAGGCCACGGACGTGATCAATAATCTCCTGGAAAACGACAATAACAATTCTAAATGGAATATAATCACTTCCATGCAGCCGATACGCGCCTGGGAGCAGTCACTGGTTGATACCAAAGACTATCAGGTACATCGGGTTGAAATAAAAATTGACGCGCTGCCGGTCGGTGAATATATATTGATTGCAAGCAATGAGGCTTCGTTTAAGGATAGCAAAGCAGTACTTGGTGCCCGCTCTTTTCATATTTCCAACATCAGCTACGTGCAAAAGCAGGATGATATTTTTGTGCTCAACAGGGATACGGGCCAGCCATTGGAAAAAGCGAATGTGCGGATATGGAAAAGCAGCTATGATTATGGTTTGAGAAAATACATTAAAATTAAAGGCGCATTACTTATTTCGGACCGGAATGGATACTGTAAAAAACCAAAGCGCGACACCAAAACAAATAGCAACGAACTTCTGGAAATAACGCACGGAGAAGATCGGCTGTTTTTGCAGAAAGAGAACAATACTTACTATTATAATGAAGAGCGGGCAGATCAGCGAGATTTGGATGCCATTTACCTTTTCACAGACCGTAGTCTATACCGGCCGGGACAAATGGTTCACTACAAAGGCATTACGCGAGATTCAAATGCTGTTTTGAAAGACAAAACTTATGAAATAGATGTTGTTCTGTATAATGCAAATCGCGAGGAGGTAGGAAAAGCCACGCATAAAGTCAATGAATACGGAAGCTTCTCCGGGACATTTAACCTACCTAAAACTGGCTTGAACGGCTCGTTTTACATTGAAGCCGATGATGTGTACAGGACCGAATTCCATGTCGAAGACTATAAGCGACCCAAATTCTCCGTCGCTCTGGACACGCTGAAAAACAGCTATAAAGTCAATGATACAATCACGGTCAGCGGCGCTGCCACGGCTTATGCTGGAAATGCGATTGACGGTGCCAAAGTTACTTATCGTGTAGTTCGAAACTCCCGTTTCATTTATGCCTGGTCATTCAAACGCTGGTGGCTACCGCCTTCGACCATGGAAATTACGCATGGAGAAGCTGTGACGGATTTGAATGGGAAGTTCAAGCTAACATTTGAAGCGATACCGGACCTGAAAACCGACAAAAAATTGGATCCGATCTTCGACTACACGATTTATGCGGACGTGACGGATTCCAATGGCGAAACGAGAAGTGCAGAATCCACTATTTCAGTGAGCTACAAATCCTTCCTCCTCCAAGCCAGCATTCCAGAAAAAGCCGAAGCAAGTGAACTGAAAACACTTTCTCTAAGGACCGAAAACATGAATGGAGAATTCGTCAAGTCGGATATTACCATTAAAGTCACCAAAATTGAACCCGAAAGCCGTTTGATCAGAGAGCGCTACTGGCACGGGCCGGATTTGTTTGTGATGACCAAAAATGACTACATCACACATTTCCCGAATGACGAATTTGACCAGGAGACCGAAATGGAAAACTGGCGGGAAACGGGACAGCCGAAAACAAAATTGGCCAGCCTTGACAAGTATAAACCTTTTGATATTTCTGACCTCAGCCTGAATGCGGGTTTTTATAAAATTCAGGTTACCGCCAAGAATGAAAGCGGCGAGGAAGTCACAGATACCAAGCACATTGAATTGACCAACCCATCTTCGGCCAAACTGGCTAAACCTGAGTATCTCTGGACCAATGAAAGCAGACCCATTGAACCGGGTAAAAACGCTACATTGACAATTGGCACGACGGCAGACAATGTGTTTGTGATCAACAGTTCCAGCAAGAAATCTGATAAGAAAGAAGGATATCAATTTTTTGGATTACAAAATGAGAAGCGAGTTTTGAATTTTTCTGCAACAGAGGAAGACCGCGGGGGCTACACGGTGAATTACCTTTTTGTCAAGCATAACCGCGTATATCAACATTCGGAAACAATCGCTGTTCCCTGGACTAATAAGGAACTCCTCATTACTTATGAAACTTTCCGTGACAAAACCTTACCGGGAAGCGATGAAAAATGGAGAGTCAGAATCAGCGGGTATAAGAAGGAAAGAGTAGCAGCGGAAATGCTCGCCAGCATGTACGATGCTTCATTGGAGCAGTTTTATGTTCATAACTGGATCAAACCCAATGTCTGGGGAATGTCTCACAGATTACCCGACTGGAATAGAAGTGAGAATTTTGCTTCCTCCAATGCCGAAACACGCTATCTGTACGCGGGCGATTATAAGTCTCATGACAAAAGCTATGACCAACTAATTCGAGTTGAATCGATTAGCAACGTTCAGAAGAAATCAATGGCTGGCGGCGGAAGGAATGTGCGGAACAGAAACATAAACGAAGCTCTTGCTATGAAGGTGGGTGGGATAGCGCGTGATCAGGTAAAAGGCCAGGCCCCAGGCGCTCCACCTATGATTGGAGAAGATAAAGAGGAGTTATTTTCAGTGGTGACCGTAGGTTATGGTTCCCAAACTAAAAAGGAACAACCGGCTCATGGAGAGAATGGAGCAAGTGAAAATGCACCCGCAATCCGCAAAAATTTCAATGAAACTGCATTCTTTTTCCCAGACTTGAAAACAGATGAAAATGGAGATATTTCGTTTTCATTCACCATGCCTGAGGCATTAACCCGCTGGAAATTTCAGGCGCTGGCACATACCAAAGACCTCGCTCTCGGATATAGCAGCAAGGAAATAGTGACCCAGAAAGAGCTGATGGTGCAGCCGAATGCTTCACGTTTTTTGAGGGAAGGCGATCAGCTCAGTTTTCCGGCCAAAGTCGTAAACCTGACCGATCACGCATTAAATGGTATCGTTTCGCTGCAACTAATGGATGCAGAGACGAATCTGAGCATAAATGATTTGTTCAAAAACATAGGAGCCGAAAAGCCTTTTGAAATACAAGCCGGGCAAAGCGCTACGATCATTTTCCCGATTGAAATACCGAAGGACTACACCAAAGCAGTCATTTGGCGGGTAGTAGCCAAATCGGGTAATCTTTCCGATGGAGAGGAGAATATTTTACCAGTACTATCGAACCGAATGCTGGTAACAGAAAGCCTGCCGATCGCAACACGCGGTACCGGCACAAAGAATTTCAAGTTCCAAAAACTGCTCAATTCGGGAAGCTCAAAGACATTGAAAAGCAAATCCCTGACCGTAGAATACACCAGCAATCCCGCCTGGTACGCGATACAGGCATTGCCTTACCTGATGGAGTATCCCTACGAATGCGCCGAACAGACGTGGAACAGGTACTACGCCAATTCGCTCGCTACCTACGTTGTCGGAAGCAGTCCCCGCATTGCCCAGGTTTTCGAGAAATGGCGTACCACGGACACGACTGCGCTGATGAGTAATTTGCAAAAAAACCAGGAGCTAAAATCGGTGTTGCTCGAAGAAACGCCCTGGGTACTCGCTGCAAAAACGGAGGCTGAGCAAAAAAGGAACATTGCCCTGCTTTTTGATCTTGTGAAAATGAGTAGCGAGCTAACCGCAAGTTTGGACAAACTCATTCAAATGCAAAGTTCCAATGGCGGTTTCGTTTGGTTTAAAGGCGGACCAGATGACCTTTATATGACACAATATATTTTAACAGGTATCGGCCATTTGAAAAAAATCAATGCGCTTCGAAAAGATCAGCTGCCAAAAATAAATGCCATTGAAACGGCCGCTATTCCTTATCTGGACAAAAGAATAAAGGAACGTTATGATGAGTTGGTCAAGGCAAAAACTATGCTGGCCAAATACACGCCCGGGCCAAACGAGTTGCAGTACTTGTATATGAGAAGTTTCTTCCCAGGGAAGCCTATTCCGGCCGCGTCTCAAAAAGCTTATCAATTCTTCAAAGAACGAGCAAAACTTACCTGGACTTCCCAATCCAAATATTTACAGGGACTTACCGCATTGGCATTACAAAGAACCAATGATGTGACTACCCCAAAAGCCATTTTGAAATCATTGAAAGAGACCGCGATTCGCAGCGAGGAATTAGGAATGTACTGGAAAAACAACCAACGTGGCTGGTGGTGGCACGAAGCGCCCATTGAGCGCCAGGCTTTGCTGATTGAGGCTTTTCAGGAAATTACTAATGACGTTCAAACAGTCGATGATCTGAAAACCTGGCTTTTGAAAAACAAACAAACCAACAATTGGGAAAGTACAAAAGCAACTGCCGAAGCGTGTTATGCATTATTATCTCAGGGTATCAATTGGCTGGCGGATGAAAGAATTACCACAGTGAAATTGGGCGACACTTCTATTAAACAGGAAGAAAACAGTGTGGAATCGGGCACCGGATATTTCAAAAAATCCATCAATGCTGAAAATGTAGTGGCCACTATGGGAAATATCGAGGTTGAGGTAAGTGGTACTGCTAATGTTTCGAAGCAACCCGGCTGGGGAGCCGTTTACTGGCAGTATTTCGAAGATCTCGACAAAATTTCAATGGCTGAAACTCCATTGAAACTATCGAAACAGCTGTTTCTTGAAAAAAACTCGGATAACGGCCCTGTACTTTCACCAGTCAAAAATGGAGACATTCTTCATGTTGGCGACAAAATCAAGGTGCGGGTAGAGCTGCGCGCGGACAGGGACATGGAGTATGTTCATATGAAAGATATGCGCGCTTCTGGTCTCGAACCCGTGAATGTACTGAGTGGCTTCAAATGGCAAGACGGACTGGGTTACTATGAAAGCACCAGGGACGCGAGCACCAATTTCTTTTTCAGCACATTAAGAAAAGGCACCTATGTGTTTGAATATCCGCTTTTTGTAACTCACGAGGGGGATTTCAGCAATGGCATCACCAGCATTCAATGCATGTACGCGCCAGAATTCACGGCCCACAGTGAAGGTGTAAGGATGAAAGTGGTGAATAAGAAATGA
- a CDS encoding DUF4240 domain-containing protein, with protein sequence MSTLSPLEVSTDFWAIIDKANRERAKMALILELMTREEIISFHNQFLNLATAILGQEYIQYMDPGTSEDGADDVTRWIVGQGRDYYLDIYEHPQKTPASVEPHSKQQVYYEIPRVFFRRFEEDIWSAEEE encoded by the coding sequence ATGAGCACACTGAGTCCCTTGGAAGTTTCCACCGATTTTTGGGCAATTATCGACAAGGCAAATCGCGAGCGGGCGAAAATGGCTTTAATTCTTGAATTGATGACCCGCGAAGAAATTATCTCTTTTCATAATCAGTTTTTGAACCTGGCGACAGCAATTTTAGGTCAAGAATACATCCAGTATATGGATCCAGGTACTTCTGAAGACGGTGCGGATGATGTTACGAGATGGATCGTCGGCCAGGGTCGCGACTATTACCTCGATATTTACGAACATCCTCAAAAAACTCCGGCCAGTGTCGAACCACATTCAAAGCAACAAGTGTATTATGAGATCCCAAGAGTGTTTTTCCGTCGATTTGAGGAAGATATTTGGAGCGCTGAGGAAGAATGA
- a CDS encoding DegT/DnrJ/EryC1/StrS family aminotransferase — translation MKAIEMDQNLAINGGTKTVTKAFPWPIYDEQEVDAVAEIVRSGKWGNPDCGDQVAKFENEFAAYCGSKYAITCVNGSVSLRLALIACGVKPGDEIIVPPYTFITTASSVIECNCVPVFVDIDPDTYNISPAAIEAAITPRTKAIIPVHFGGLACDMGAIMDIANRYGLKVIEDAAHAHGAEYKGKKLGSIGHVGSFSFQSSKNLTSGEGGIVITDDDELYAMMHSLRNVGRIEGGQWYDHYNPGCNYRITQMQAVLLSNQLKRLEGQTRRRNENGLYLNQLLETVDGITPLQRDESITMHCYHIYIFKYDSAKFGGLPKDTFAEMLAAEGVPSFKGYPHPLYRQPLFQNKNFMCYAIPETADYSEVNCPVAEQACNTDAVWILQHAMLGEKEDMELFVKAILKIQAREKD, via the coding sequence ATGAAAGCAATCGAGATGGACCAGAACCTGGCAATTAACGGAGGAACCAAAACAGTTACCAAGGCCTTTCCATGGCCGATATATGATGAGCAGGAAGTGGATGCGGTTGCCGAAATCGTGAGAAGCGGGAAGTGGGGGAATCCGGATTGTGGCGACCAGGTAGCGAAATTTGAAAACGAATTTGCCGCTTATTGCGGAAGTAAATATGCGATAACATGTGTCAATGGCTCCGTTTCGTTGCGTCTGGCGTTGATAGCCTGCGGCGTGAAACCGGGCGACGAGATCATCGTCCCACCTTATACCTTCATCACAACGGCTTCTTCCGTAATAGAATGCAATTGTGTGCCGGTGTTTGTCGACATTGATCCTGACACTTACAACATTAGTCCGGCTGCTATTGAAGCCGCGATTACGCCAAGGACGAAAGCCATCATTCCTGTGCATTTCGGAGGTTTGGCCTGTGATATGGGTGCGATCATGGACATTGCAAACAGGTACGGATTGAAAGTAATCGAAGATGCCGCGCATGCGCACGGTGCCGAATATAAGGGGAAGAAACTGGGGTCAATTGGCCATGTGGGTAGTTTCAGTTTTCAGTCTTCCAAGAACCTAACATCGGGAGAAGGCGGGATCGTAATCACCGACGATGACGAATTATATGCCATGATGCATTCATTGCGGAATGTTGGGCGGATCGAAGGCGGACAATGGTACGACCATTATAACCCAGGCTGTAACTACCGGATCACACAAATGCAGGCGGTGTTACTTTCGAACCAGTTGAAAAGACTGGAAGGACAGACTCGCCGGAGAAACGAAAACGGCTTGTACCTGAATCAGCTTTTGGAAACTGTGGACGGCATTACACCGTTGCAGCGGGACGAATCCATTACGATGCATTGCTATCACATTTATATATTCAAATACGATTCAGCGAAATTCGGAGGGTTGCCCAAAGACACTTTTGCTGAAATGCTGGCCGCCGAAGGAGTACCTTCTTTCAAAGGTTATCCTCATCCATTGTACCGGCAGCCTCTTTTTCAGAATAAGAACTTCATGTGTTACGCGATCCCTGAAACCGCCGATTACAGCGAGGTCAACTGCCCTGTGGCCGAGCAGGCGTGCAACACGGATGCTGTGTGGATTTTGCAGCATGCAATGTTAGGAGAAAAAGAGGATATGGAATTGTTTGTGAAAGCGATTTTGAAGATTCAGGCGAGGGAAAAGGATTGA
- a CDS encoding glycerophosphodiester phosphodiesterase family protein — translation MIRITLPAILLFFVVCQTQAQKQLDPIKKDFLNPNSKNILVASHRAVHHQFPENSRPAIQEAIRLGVDIAEIDVKVSKDGIPMLMHDGKVDRTTNGKGSFETLTFEELRKLRLVSNGKVTDETIPTLEEALQIAKGNILVDLDLKTDQIDKVIEVVKKMEATGFVFFFDSDYEILSKVDSASKKFMIMPRAYSHAMADSALARFKPEVVHIDSKFYTPEVTSLIKGKKARIWINALGQPDAEIRKGKARETLISLTKQGANIIQTDEPEKMIATLREMGLHR, via the coding sequence ATGATCAGGATTACATTACCCGCTATTCTCTTATTTTTTGTTGTTTGTCAAACCCAAGCACAAAAGCAGCTTGATCCTATTAAAAAGGACTTTCTGAATCCCAATTCAAAAAATATACTGGTGGCATCGCATCGTGCGGTCCATCATCAATTTCCCGAAAATTCAAGACCCGCCATCCAGGAAGCCATACGGCTTGGTGTCGACATTGCTGAAATTGATGTGAAGGTCAGCAAGGACGGTATTCCAATGCTTATGCACGACGGGAAAGTCGACCGGACTACGAATGGTAAAGGTAGTTTTGAAACACTGACGTTCGAGGAATTGCGCAAACTGAGACTGGTTTCCAACGGCAAGGTAACGGACGAAACTATTCCGACGCTGGAAGAAGCCCTGCAAATTGCAAAGGGCAATATTCTGGTAGATCTCGATCTGAAAACAGACCAGATAGATAAAGTGATAGAAGTAGTGAAAAAGATGGAGGCGACCGGGTTCGTTTTCTTTTTCGACAGTGATTATGAAATACTTTCCAAAGTAGATTCCGCCTCCAAAAAATTTATGATCATGCCCCGTGCATATTCCCACGCGATGGCAGACTCGGCGCTGGCCCGTTTCAAGCCGGAGGTAGTGCACATTGATTCGAAATTCTATACTCCCGAGGTAACATCCCTGATCAAGGGAAAGAAAGCGCGGATATGGATCAATGCACTCGGCCAGCCGGATGCGGAAATCAGGAAGGGAAAGGCGCGTGAAACATTGATATCTCTCACCAAACAAGGCGCTAATATCATTCAGACGGACGAACCTGAGAAGATGATCGCCACGTTACGTGAAATGGGACTGCACCGCTAG
- a CDS encoding purple acid phosphatase family protein, translating into MKIKYILLHGLIMSVAMMACQKQEQLPTGTVKEVVDNTVTRFYKTLKPAQLDTISDAYVLGFLNDEEKAVLAKKFWTFEANVPVTVSLMRHTEQKILPFWLESSGFKKTSMLVKNEEFTYEVWQRDFDKGAVGLGINGFDMHRPVYFISVAPQNKSDKLEITNVAPAEYKLDTMRVGAFTYHDWDGLVLDEVPDQLKGQVLFTTVRGRAREAHLVHAFRTTDTPSSTEPDQVMLTWSGDPKTSVNVQWRTSPEIASGKVKYWVPGRQDTVSMDASVFKMEDRLLQNDRYVNRFTAKLKDLKPGTTYQYAIGTNPNKWSAPTSFKTESAQNDGFSFIWFGDTHFSPIWGDMAKKAVKRHPETAFFSIAGDLVSTGLHRDHWDQLWDHSKGVFTGKSLMPVPGNHDSQDGLGAWMYKEMFSLPENGPAGQPSEMTYAFNYQNALYLMIDATLSVPRQSAWVEEKLKNSDAKWKFVMFHFPPYNFEEPYDEIKKEWCTLFDKYHVDMVMNGHMHYYLRTKPMNGDKAVATPAQGTIYTMSISIPGKQVRWPDEEYAVVRYKDGPLYQHMTINGNTLSYKCYTPDGEVKDELIITK; encoded by the coding sequence ATGAAAATAAAATATATACTGCTGCACGGACTGATCATGTCCGTAGCAATGATGGCTTGCCAAAAACAGGAGCAGCTCCCGACCGGAACTGTGAAGGAAGTGGTAGATAATACTGTGACACGGTTTTACAAAACGCTTAAACCCGCACAGCTCGACACCATTTCGGATGCTTATGTGCTTGGGTTTCTCAATGATGAGGAAAAGGCAGTTTTGGCAAAAAAATTCTGGACATTCGAGGCTAATGTACCGGTGACGGTTTCACTGATGCGGCATACTGAGCAGAAAATACTGCCTTTCTGGTTGGAAAGCAGTGGTTTTAAGAAGACCTCGATGCTGGTCAAAAATGAAGAATTTACCTATGAAGTATGGCAAAGGGATTTTGACAAAGGCGCCGTCGGGCTCGGAATCAATGGATTTGACATGCACCGGCCCGTCTATTTTATCAGTGTTGCTCCGCAAAACAAAAGTGACAAGCTTGAAATTACCAATGTCGCGCCTGCCGAGTACAAACTCGACACGATGCGCGTCGGCGCATTTACCTATCATGACTGGGACGGCCTCGTGCTGGACGAAGTTCCCGACCAATTAAAAGGACAGGTGCTTTTCACAACGGTACGTGGCAGGGCACGCGAGGCCCATCTCGTGCATGCATTCAGGACAACGGACACGCCGTCTTCTACCGAGCCAGATCAGGTAATGCTGACATGGAGCGGCGACCCCAAGACCTCGGTTAATGTGCAATGGAGGACGAGCCCTGAAATAGCATCGGGGAAGGTTAAATACTGGGTGCCGGGAAGGCAGGATACGGTCAGTATGGACGCCTCAGTCTTTAAAATGGAAGACAGACTGCTACAAAATGACCGGTACGTGAACCGTTTCACAGCCAAACTAAAAGACCTGAAACCGGGGACGACTTACCAGTACGCCATCGGAACAAATCCGAACAAATGGTCGGCGCCTACGTCATTCAAAACAGAATCTGCACAAAATGACGGCTTTTCATTCATATGGTTTGGCGACACGCATTTCTCGCCCATTTGGGGAGATATGGCTAAGAAAGCGGTGAAACGCCATCCCGAAACAGCATTCTTTTCAATAGCGGGAGACCTGGTGAGTACAGGATTGCACCGCGATCATTGGGATCAGCTCTGGGACCATAGTAAAGGAGTTTTCACTGGCAAATCGCTTATGCCGGTTCCGGGAAATCACGATAGTCAGGACGGACTTGGGGCGTGGATGTACAAAGAAATGTTCAGCCTGCCGGAAAATGGCCCGGCTGGACAACCCTCGGAAATGACGTATGCATTTAATTATCAGAATGCGTTGTACCTGATGATCGATGCGACGCTGTCGGTTCCCCGGCAAAGTGCTTGGGTGGAGGAAAAACTCAAAAATTCCGATGCCAAATGGAAGTTTGTAATGTTTCATTTTCCACCTTATAATTTCGAAGAGCCATATGATGAGATCAAGAAAGAATGGTGCACGCTTTTCGACAAATACCATGTGGATATGGTTATGAACGGGCATATGCATTATTACCTCCGCACGAAACCAATGAATGGCGATAAAGCTGTTGCTACCCCGGCACAAGGCACCATTTACACGATGTCGATCAGTATTCCCGGTAAGCAGGTGCGGTGGCCGGATGAAGAATATGCGGTAGTGAGGTACAAAGACGGCCCGCTTTATCAGCACATGACGATCAACGGAAATACGCTCTCCTACAAATGTTATACCCCCGACGGTGAGGTGAAGGATGAGCTTATCATTACCAAGTAG